A section of the Naumovozyma dairenensis CBS 421 chromosome 5, complete genome genome encodes:
- the RMA1 gene encoding putative tetrahydrofolate synthase (similar to Saccharomyces cerevisiae RMA1 (YKL132C) and FOL3 (YMR113W); ancestral locus Anc_2.435): MSIELGLTRIAKLLDHIGNPHTSLKVLHIAGTNGKGSVCSYLSSILGYNQVYKVGKFTSPHLIKITDSITVNNVPVSDLEFNKIRTDLKSINDQFSLDCSEFELLTCTALKYFHQANCKFCILEVGLGGRLDATNVVPGSSKYACGITKIGLDHESFLGNSLPEIAKEKAGIITEGSKFAVVDGSNDPSVLEVVKKRCDAMNCNLMITNGSVDSNKIETKSWGLLNWKNLPLNGEYQIFNLRVAISILDHLQKINKINVSKNELQDGIFSVRWPGRLQTIKYHYKNGDQDVTVPLLLDGAHNGSAAVELAKYLRKTFGDDELTFIMAVTNGKKLSPLLDPILRSKDHVVITRFGSVEGMPWIKPIDPTELSDFIEKNYTKNVEVQPSIKQVLVDVAYNYKSNKRPVVICGSLYLCGEILRVYNQQLQK, encoded by the coding sequence ATGAGTATAGAATTAGGTCTCACAAGAATTGCCAAGTTATTAGATCATATTGGTAATCCACATACTAGTTTAAAAGTCCTTCATATAGCTGGTACCAATGGCAAGGGATCAGTGTGTTCTTATCTATCATCGATACTTGGCTACAATCAAGTTTACAAAGTAGGAAAATTTACATCACCACACTTAATTAAAATCACTGACTCAATTACTGTGAACAATGTACCTGTGTCTGATTTAGAATTTAACAAGATTAGGActgatttgaaaagtaTCAATGACCAATTTAGTTTGGATTGTTCcgaatttgaattattgacATGTACAGCcttgaaatattttcatcaagCTAACTGTAAGTTTTGCATTTTGGAGGTCGGATTAGGTGGCAGACTTGATGCAACTAACGTAGTACCGGGCTCATCGAAATATGCATGTGGTATTACAAAGATTGGTTTAGATCATGAAAGTTTCTTGGGCAATTCTCTTCCTGAGATTGCTAAGGAAAAAGCTGGAATCATTACAGAAGGGAGCAAGTTTGCAGTAGTAGATGGATCTAACGATCCTAGTGTTCTTGAAGTCGTTAAGAAAAGATGTGATGCAATGAATTGTAATTTGATGATTACCAACGGTTCCGTTGActcaaataaaatagagACCAAATCATGGGGACttttgaattggaaaaatctGCCGTTAAATGGGGAATACCAAATCTTCAACTTGAGAGTGGCGATATCGATACTGGATCACTTAcaaaaaatcaacaaaatcaatgtttcaaaaaatgaattacaagatgGTATATTTTCAGTCAGATGGCCGGGAAGATTACAAACAATCAAATACCATTATAAAAATGGGGACCAAGATGTCACTGTGCCGCTACTACTTGATGGAGCTCACAATGGGAGTGCTGCTGTTGAATTGGCAAAATATCTTAGGAAAACATTTGGTGACGATGAATTAACTTTTATAATGGCTGTGACTAACGGTAAGAAGCTGTCTCCATTGCTTGATCCAATTCTAAGGTCTAAAGATCACGTCGTCATCACTCGATTTGGCTCCGTAGAGGGTATGCCATGGATCAAACCGATAGACCCAACAGAATTATCTGATTTTATAGAGAAAAACTATACGAAAAACGTGGAAGTTCAGCCCAGCATCAAACAGGTCTTAGTTGATGTAGCGTACAAttataaatcaaataaGAGGCCTGTTGTTATTTGTGGATCCCTATATTTATGTGGCGAGATTTTGAGAGTATATAATCAACAACTTCAAAAATAA
- the SHE2 gene encoding She2p (similar to Saccharomyces cerevisiae SHE2 (YKL130C); ancestral locus Anc_2.438), protein MTASKKQQTKRKVESLRVTDEIITSLTSIIELYVEYVTHNIQLLNKFIGHMRRVSTLRFERTTLIKFVKKLRFYNESLQNINIKEYTSAHDDLSFIVVFFGSFSIKFLETLDLLKYFFTESLQKEILSKTLNSDLTLSSETILNMDITYNHFVKFTQWMIESINLQNNLLSLEIIEFTLKCAAEDGTSPEETDNIFLQQVATVEDEEEYQYLMDQWSQVLREKVQVLEDSFEVDAAVWQENLGKIKN, encoded by the coding sequence ATGACTGCGAGCAAGAAACAACAGACCAAACGTAAAGTCGAATCTTTACGAGTTACAGATGAAATCATCACATCTCTCACATCCATTATAGAGTTATATGTTGAATATGTTACTCATAACATTCAACTTTTGAATAAGTTTATTGGTCACATGCGCAGGGTTTCTACTTTGAGATTTGAAAGAACTACCTTGATCAAATTTGTCAAAAAGTTAAGATTTTACAATGAATCCTTACAGAATATCAACATTAAGGAATATACTTCGGCACATGATGATCTTTCTTTTATAGTAGTCTTCTTTGGATCATTTTCCATCAAGTTCTTAGAGACGCTTGATCTATTAAAATACTTCTTCACTGAATCACTACAAAAGGAAATACTATCCAAAACATTGAACTCTGATTTAACATTATCTAGCGAGACCATTCTTAATATGGACATCACATACAACCATTTCGTTAAATTTACCCAATGGATGATagaatcaataaatttacaAAACAATCTATTAAGTTTGgaaatcattgaatttacATTGAAGTGTGCTGCAGAAGATGGGACATCTCCAGAAGAGACAGATAACATTTTCCTTCAACAAGTAGCCACCGTAgaggatgaagaagaatatcaatatttgaTGGATCAATGGTCACAAGTGTTGAGAGAAAAAGTCCAAGTTTTGGAAGATTCATTTGAAGTTGATGCAGCTGTCTGGCAAGAAAATCTTGGGAAGATTAAGAATTAG